The nucleotide sequence tccaacaagctgccacagcagggcccctgagaaaggcccttaacccttaattgctcagttgtataaaataagagaaagtcactctgaataagggtgtctgccaaatgaagTTTCTCAATTCAGTTTGGATGTGCAAATCTACAAAAGCTGTTTTTAATGTAGTTTATTTAACACATGCAATTAAACTATTACACTTAGATGCCAGTTTACATTTCTATTTGCTACTGGCTTACACTCTGTGGCCTGTTGAATGTTTCAAAACATAACTATCAAAGTTCCTGTTATGAAGCTGTTACCTTTAACTTTTATACTGACCTATTTTTCTCTTCTAATATGAAAATGCCACTTATCCCATTTCCAAGAAAGAGTCTCCTGTGTCTGTTTAAAAACATCTCCTTAACCAACACCTTCATTTAGATAAGAGGACTCAACATGACTACAGTGCACATCATTCACACCAGCCTCTGCCCACAGCGAGCACAGATGAACTTGTACTGAGAATTTCACACCATATCCGCTTTGCtttctgcatgtgtgtctgCACTGAATGTTTCATTTTGACTGAACTTCCACTAACCGAACGCTAACCCCtaaccacacaccacactcctgCAGATAATTAATAGTAaaagggagaggggggggggggacaaaaaacaaaattaacttATAATGCTATTGGAAATACTCTCTCATTTGGGCaacatgacatttttttaaacaatggacctttctaaaatagaaaataacagGGCTGTCTGGCTCACTTGCATGTTCAAATCATGTTCCCTTTTACCAAGTTCCTCTTTCTAAAAATagttgcatgtttttttttaccatagaCAATCAGTTCCTCCAGGCCACAACATGAAGAGAAAAAATTATACCAGTTAtttcctttaagtgtttattcAGAAAGCCCCAGAAACCAGGGGGGGGGAGATAATCAAGAAGCAAATCACTCATCATGATGTTTATTCCATCAACAGTCACTCACTACTGCAACAAATGTGGTCTTCCAGTGGGACTATAAGAGGCACCTGCTCTCAGTTGTTGGATGgtctggaaaagaaaaagtatttgtttatttattaaatgcacAAGCAAGGACATAAAATGATCATTTGTGTCCTTCAGCGTCACTTACTTGGCCCATTCCACATTGAGGATAAGATGATCATAACCGAAGCCGGACACTCCTGCGATGGCTCTGGCCGCGTCCTCACGCCGGTGGAAACTGATGAAGGCAAAACCCTGCAGAGCAAAACCACACGCAGTTCTTTTAGGGTTACTTATACCTCTATATAGTGATGAGACGTTCGAGACAGGCACCTCAAAACTTAAATCATATTGAGACAACGCTTTTAAATTATGAGCAAGAAACAAGTCCGTCACCAGGAACCTCAGTCCCAATTGAGAGAAATTTCTAACACACGAGGggaaggaataaataaaaagatctaATCCCTACACTGCTGAACAAGTCCTGTTccttgataaaaataaaaaaaatcatctttagCCTTTCATTCCTCAccataataaaaatgtcagatcAGATTTCTCATTCTACAAGTACTTTCATCCCATATAGAAATTTACACACATGacacagaaaatatttttcttgcCTCTATGGTTTGCAAACACCCTGCAGTGTGCTGGACACATTAAATAGCAAACAGGatgcaccaaaaaaaaaggGTGCCGCCTTCACACTACTTGCATTTCAGAAGTCGGAGACAGCAGATGTGTAGAGTTTGTTTTGCAGAATATGCATAACACTTCATGTGCAATAAAAGGTGTGGAGAAGGTGTGCTTTAAAGTCTTGTTAACGCAGGGTGTTGGCTCTCTGCAACCCACGCATTTGCAGAAAAGAGCTGCTAAATTTTAGAGCAGATATATCCCAGGATGGAGAAATTGCTTACCTTGGAGTAGTTATTTTTATAATACTGTTCACTCTTTGCAccaaatcaggcataacattatgaccacctattTAATATTgcattggtcccccttttcctgccaaaacagccctgacccatcaagaagtggactccactagatccctcaaGGTGTGCCGTGGaacctggcaccaagatgttagcagcagatccttttaaGACCTTTAAGTTGCAAGCTTGCAACttaaggacacttttgatagatactgacaagataccccacaagagctgcagttttggagatgctctgatccagtggtctagccatcacaatttggcccttcgtcaaactcgctcaaatccttacacttgcccatttttcctacatctaacatcaactttgaggacaaaatgttcacttgctgtctaatatatcccacccactaacaggtgccatgatgaggagatcagtgttattcatgtcaccttATCAATAAGACTTACTTTAGACTGGCCCGTGTTCTTATCCTTGGCCAGGTAGATCCTAGAGATGGAGCCGAACGGCCTGAAGAGCTCCTGCAAATCTGTCTCCCTCGTGTCCTCAGACAGGTTGGTCACACGGATTGTAGCATTGTCATCAGctggacagaaataaaaacacattaaccTTTTAGTTGATCGCTAAACGCAAAAGCGGAGTTAACACCAGGATTAAAGTTCTGGATCTTAACACACCTCTGCGGTTGGGCTGCATGGACTCTCCTCGGCGCGTGCCTCCGTCCCGCAGGCTGGGAGGGACGTACTTCCCGGTCTTGCTCTGGACTGGCTGAGCAGGCTCAGGCTCTGAACAATAGGCAGTGAAGATCCATGCTCAGATTAACTCCCATCAGTTTATAGTGCAGAACTGTTAGATTTTTATGACCTTTTGTGCAGTGactggaactttttttttttttttttaatagcggGAAGTTCATGTAAATGCATTTTCCGgttttataaaaaatacaatcgttgaaagctacagaaaaaaaggagaaaatgatGTAGTATTTCACCATCTCAGCAGTGTTGGGAAAGctatatgtataaaatatatatatattcttaataCCAACTCTAGAAAAAGAACAATACTATAAACAGTGACTACAGAAGGGACAGCTCCATTGTGCTGacctgaaagagaaaataacTTCATAACAGGCTAaccaaaacatattttaaacacATTACTACATGCATATCAAGCCCTGATATGACAGAAAAACTGTCAGGCTGCATTAGTAGAGAGTAGATTCCTTCTTTCTGACATACTGCAACCCCACCTGCAGCCTTCTCCTTCTCCCCAGTGGACAGGCCCAGCTGCTCAGCCAGCTCCTTCTGCATGGGACCCAGAGTGTCTTTATAGGGACAGCGGGTGGTCCAGTGATCCCCTTTACAAATACGGCAGGACACGATCTTCTGTCCTTTCAACTTGTTCATGGGATCTTCATCCTGGTCTTGAGAATTTAAGTCCTGATAAAGAGGGAAAGAAGCACATTAGGTTCTGATTTGCtttaccaaaaaaaca is from Hemibagrus wyckioides isolate EC202008001 linkage group LG24, SWU_Hwy_1.0, whole genome shotgun sequence and encodes:
- the eif3g gene encoding eukaryotic translation initiation factor 3 subunit G — encoded protein: MPSIEYDDSKPSWADQVEEEGDEGTLPSPKETVKGNIKTVTEYKIDEDGKKVKIVRTFKIETRKASKAVARRKNWKKFGNSEFDPPGPNVATTTVSDDVFMTFISSKEDLNSQDQDEDPMNKLKGQKIVSCRICKGDHWTTRCPYKDTLGPMQKELAEQLGLSTGEKEKAAEPEPAQPVQSKTGKYVPPSLRDGGTRRGESMQPNRRADDNATIRVTNLSEDTRETDLQELFRPFGSISRIYLAKDKNTGQSKGFAFISFHRREDAARAIAGVSGFGYDHLILNVEWAKPSNN